A single Drechmeria coniospora strain ARSEF 6962 chromosome 03, whole genome shotgun sequence DNA region contains:
- a CDS encoding fungal hydrophobin, which translates to MKFLTVLALFAGAMALPSHGGGDDGGNGDGGNGDGGNGDGGNGGNGGNGNGGNGNGGNGDGGSYVPCRSTLYSNPQCCATDILGVANLDCTTPHPYPYSPNNFKSICAASGKTARCCALPVLGQALLCTNPVGIN; encoded by the exons ATGAAGTTCCTGACAGTCCTTGCTCTCTTTGCTGGTGCCATGGCCCTTCCGAGCCATggaggcggtgacgacggtggcaatggcgacggtggcaatggcgacggcggtaatggcgacggcggcaacggcggcaacggcggcaacggcaacggcggcaatggcaacggcggcaacggcgatggcggcagcTACGTGCCTTGCAGGAGCACGCTGTACAGCAACCCCCAGTGCTGTGCTACCGACATTCTCGGTGTCGCCAACCTTGACTGTACCACTC CTCACCCATACCCTTACTCTCCGAACAACTTCAAGAGTATTTGTGCCGCTAGCGGCAAGACGGCCCGTTGCTGCGCCTTGCCTGTC CTTGGCCAAGCCCTTCTTTGCACGAACCCTGTGGGCATCAACTAG